Below is a genomic region from Demequina sp..
TCAAGAACGAGGACTCGTTCGCGCCGCTCCTCAACGGCGTGATCCTGCCCGTGGCGCTCCTGAGCGGCATCTTCCTGCCGATGACTCTCGCTCCCGGCTGGCTCCAGCACCTGAGCGACATCAACCCGCTCAAGCATGTGATCGACGGCGTGCGCGCGATGTTCAACGGCGAGATGCTCTCCGCACCGGCCGTGTACGGGGTCCTCATCACCGTGGGCCTCGTTGCGGTGGGCGGCGCCGTGGGCACCATGGTGTTCCGCCGCGAGTCGGCGTGACGACGCTTGGTCCTTGACCTTTGCCGCTGGTAACGCGAGAGTTGCCCTGACAGCGACGTCGTCACACACACTGGGGAGAATCCGTGATCAAGATCTCGTTCGAGATGACCGACGCCCCTGCACGGCTGATCGTCACCGAGCTCATGCCGTACCCGCTCAGCCGGGTGTGGCTCGCGGAGACCGAGGGCCTCTACGTCAAGCAGTGGTGGGCGCCCGCCGGCTACGTGAACGACGATGTGGACATCACCACCGTGGAGGGCGGCGCCTGGCGCATCCTCCAGCGCGACCCCGAGGGCAACCAGTTCTCGTTCTACGGCAAGGTCGAGAGCAGCGAGCATGAGGAGCAGCTCGTGATCTCCCTGGTGAGCGAGGTGTGGCCGGACTCGACCGTGCTCATCACGCAGGACTTCATCGCGCGCGAGGCAGGCACGGTGGTCGTGACCACCTACGAGTTCGACTCCGACTCCGCCCTCACCACATATCTGGCTCTGGGCGGCACCGATCGCCTCCGCGAGGCGTCCGCCAAGCTCGACACGCTTCTCGCGCAAATCGGGTCCTAGCGCGAGCGTGAGCGAGGTCACACTCGCTCACCCTGACGTTCCGCGCCCTCGTTGCGTAAAATGGTCGAATCCCGTTCAACCGAGCGGTATTCGCGCGCCCGGCAACCGGCAGCGGTGCGCACACCAACGCGAGCGCCGCCACGAGCGGCACCCGAAAGGACGCCTCAAAATGGCGATGCCCAACGCCAACGACATTGACCCCGACTACACGGCACGCCAGTCGCACCAGGTCATCTCGCCAGAGCGATTCGCCTCGTGGCACGACTACGCCTTCTCGAGCGCTCCAGAGCTCACGCGCGATGAGCTCGGCGAGGACACGCCCCCGGCGGGCATCCCCACCGTCTAGTCTCTTTCCATGACTGAGCGCCCAAA
It encodes:
- a CDS encoding SRPBCC domain-containing protein, which translates into the protein MIKISFEMTDAPARLIVTELMPYPLSRVWLAETEGLYVKQWWAPAGYVNDDVDITTVEGGAWRILQRDPEGNQFSFYGKVESSEHEEQLVISLVSEVWPDSTVLITQDFIAREAGTVVVTTYEFDSDSALTTYLALGGTDRLREASAKLDTLLAQIGS